One window from the genome of Trabulsiella odontotermitis encodes:
- a CDS encoding NfeD family protein, which produces MMELILAHPHIFWLSLGGLLLATEMLGGNGYLLWSGVAAVITGLVTWLLPISWEWQGVLFALLTLLAAWLWWRWMSNRVKRQRPSDSHLNQRGQQLIGSRFVLENTLVNGRGHMRVGDSSWPVSAEEDLTAGTKVEVIAIEGITLRIRPLLPR; this is translated from the coding sequence ATGATGGAACTGATTCTGGCCCATCCACACATCTTCTGGCTGAGCCTTGGGGGATTGTTGCTGGCGACAGAAATGCTCGGTGGTAATGGCTATTTGCTGTGGAGCGGCGTGGCGGCGGTCATCACCGGGCTGGTGACCTGGCTGCTGCCCATCAGTTGGGAATGGCAGGGCGTGCTGTTTGCCCTGCTGACGCTACTCGCCGCATGGCTGTGGTGGCGCTGGATGTCAAATCGCGTTAAGCGCCAGCGCCCGAGCGACAGCCATCTCAACCAGCGCGGTCAGCAATTAATCGGCAGCCGCTTTGTGCTGGAGAACACGCTGGTGAACGGTCGTGGCCATATGCGGGTTGGCGACAGCTCCTGGCCGGTGTCGGCAGAAGAGGATCTGACCGCCGGGACGAAAGTGGAAGTGATCGCCATCGAAGGTATCACCCTTCGCATCAGGCCTCTGCTGCCCCGCTAA
- the cueR gene encoding Cu(I)-responsive transcriptional regulator — translation MNISDVAKKTGLTSKAIRFYEEKGIVTPPLRSENGYRSYSQKHLDELTLLRQARQVGFNLEECGELVNLFNDPGRHSADVKSRTLQRVANIERHIEELQAMRAQLLALADACPGDDSADCPIIDNLAGCCHHKAKAKA, via the coding sequence GTGAATATTAGCGATGTGGCGAAAAAAACCGGGTTGACCAGCAAAGCGATTCGCTTTTACGAAGAGAAAGGGATCGTGACACCGCCGCTGCGTAGTGAAAATGGTTACCGCAGTTACTCGCAAAAACATCTTGATGAACTGACCCTGCTGCGCCAGGCGCGTCAGGTGGGGTTTAATCTTGAAGAGTGTGGCGAGCTAGTGAATTTGTTTAACGATCCGGGTCGTCACAGCGCGGATGTGAAATCGCGTACGCTACAACGCGTGGCGAATATTGAACGGCATATTGAAGAATTGCAGGCGATGCGCGCACAACTGCTGGCACTGGCGGATGCCTGCCCGGGCGATGACAGCGCCGACTGCCCGATTATTGATAACCTCGCCGGCTGCTGTCATCACAAAGCAAAGGCAAAAGCCTGA